The following proteins come from a genomic window of Pieris napi chromosome 15, ilPieNapi1.2, whole genome shotgun sequence:
- the LOC125056743 gene encoding uncharacterized protein LOC125056743 — MPVLIYLIGIISAAVAAPPVPSGYYTQEQYQQINPLDYYAGAQQLENFYSQPQQKQEASNTDDSPSRLETLDPDSEVELIPGAQQPQQPPQQTPLAPNIPGLIPGQRVFIVHMPVPGVRPGTVGGYQPVYIVAAAPQGNNAYPGYQNPVLLDPSGQVAQVPYQNPGYQGSPNIFLGSAPVQRPFTFAYPNPAYQAVPVEKAPGLNQFVSIEGPAQTAALNQPKNKPKLSQMREQTKEEYEPQANSQALPIQRPKL, encoded by the exons tACTTAATCGGGATAATTAGCGCAGCAGTTGCTGCTCCACCGGTGCCATCTGGTTACTACACTCAGGAGCAATATCAACAAATAAATCc ATTGGACTATTATGCGGGAGCACAGCAGTTAGAAAACTTCTATAGCCAACCTCAACAGAAGCAAG AGGCTTCAAACACTGATGACAGTCCATCAAGACTGGAGACCCTGGACCCTGATAGTGAGGTGGAACTCATACCCGGAGCACAGCAGCCTCAGCAGCCTCCACAGCAG ACTCCTCTTGCTCCAAATATTCCTGGTTTGATTCCAGGCCAGAGAGTGTTTATTGTTCACATGCCCGTGCCAGGCGTTAg aCCCGGAACAGTTGGCGGATACCAACCTGTTTACATCGTGGCAGCCGCACCACAAGGAAATAACGCTTATCCag GATACCAGAATCCAGTTCTTCTGGATCCATCAGGACAAGTAGCTCAAGTGCCGTACCAAAATCCAGGCTATCAAGGAAGCCCTAACATATTCCTGGGATCTGCGCCTGTTCAACGACCATTTACGTTCGCCTACCCCAACCCAGCTTATCA gGCTGTTCCGGTTGAGAAAGCCCCAGGTTTAAACCAATTTGTATCCATTGAGGGACCAGCTCAAACAGCCGCTTTAAATC aaCCAAAGAACAAACCGAAATTAAGCCAAATGAGAGAACAGACCAAAGAAGAATATGAACCACAAGCGAATTCCCAAGCTTTACCAATCCAACGAccaaaactttaa